A region from the Candidatus Tenderia electrophaga genome encodes:
- a CDS encoding flagellar biosynthetic protein FliQ: MTPEVVLDIGTQALQVLTVLVMIILLPALAVGLLVSVFQAATQVNEQTLSFIPKLLVTFGVIMFAGPWLLNLLVNYFQRLISGIPGVIG, translated from the coding sequence ATGACACCTGAAGTCGTCCTCGATATCGGTACTCAGGCATTGCAGGTGTTGACCGTGCTGGTGATGATTATTCTGCTGCCGGCGTTGGCCGTGGGGCTGCTGGTGAGCGTGTTCCAGGCCGCCACCCAGGTCAATGAACAAACCCTCAGTTTCATCCCCAAGCTGTTGGTGACCTTCGGGGTGATCATGTTCGCCGGCCCCTGGCTTCTGAATCTGCTGGTGAATTACTTTCAGCGCCTGATCAGCGGCATTCCCGGCGTGATCGGCTGA
- a CDS encoding chemotaxis response regulator protein-glutamate methylesterase (regulates chemotaxis by demethylation of methyl-accepting chemotaxis proteins): MAKIKVLIVDDSALVRKLLTEMLSDAPGIEVVGAAQDPYIAREKIKQLQPDVLTLDVEMPRMDGLTFLKNLMRLHPMPVVMVSSLTEAGADVTLEALETGAIDFVTKPKLDLAEGLGAYRDELVNKLKTAAAVSKTALLIRSASLQVRQKNSVDAVIQKEIGKHYRTTDRLIAMGASTGGTEAIREVLVDMPPDAPGIVIAQHIPAAFSEPFARRMDSLCAIHVKQAEDGDQILPGHAYIAPGDAHLLVVRDGAKYRCRLSDGPPVNRHRPAVDVLFRSVAQTAGPNALGVILTGMGADGADGLNEMRQAGAQTIAQDEKTSVVWGMPGEAVKRGAVDFVLPLNTVVRKLIELIRK, from the coding sequence GCTAAGATCAAAGTCCTAATCGTTGATGACTCCGCCCTGGTGCGTAAGCTGCTGACGGAAATGTTGTCCGATGCCCCCGGCATCGAGGTGGTCGGTGCGGCGCAGGATCCCTATATCGCCCGTGAAAAGATCAAGCAACTGCAGCCCGACGTGCTTACCCTGGATGTGGAAATGCCACGCATGGACGGACTCACCTTTCTCAAGAACCTGATGCGTTTGCACCCCATGCCGGTGGTGATGGTGTCGTCCCTCACCGAAGCGGGCGCCGATGTCACCCTCGAAGCCCTGGAAACCGGCGCCATCGATTTCGTCACCAAGCCCAAGCTGGATCTGGCCGAAGGCCTCGGCGCCTATCGCGATGAACTGGTTAACAAGCTGAAGACCGCCGCCGCCGTCAGCAAGACCGCCTTGCTGATACGCTCCGCTTCGCTCCAGGTGCGCCAGAAGAACAGTGTCGATGCGGTGATCCAAAAGGAAATCGGTAAGCACTATCGCACCACCGATCGGCTCATCGCCATGGGTGCGTCCACCGGGGGCACGGAGGCCATCCGCGAGGTGTTGGTCGACATGCCCCCGGATGCGCCGGGCATTGTGATCGCACAGCACATCCCCGCCGCCTTTAGCGAACCGTTCGCCCGGCGTATGGACAGCCTTTGTGCCATTCACGTCAAACAGGCCGAGGATGGAGATCAGATCCTTCCCGGTCATGCCTATATCGCGCCGGGCGACGCGCACTTGCTGGTGGTGCGTGACGGGGCCAAATATCGCTGTCGTCTCAGCGACGGTCCGCCGGTGAATCGGCATCGCCCGGCGGTGGACGTATTGTTTCGCTCGGTGGCGCAGACTGCCGGTCCCAATGCCCTGGGGGTGATCCTGACCGGAATGGGCGCCGATGGCGCCGACGGCTTGAATGAGATGCGCCAGGCCGGCGCCCAGACCATCGCCCAGGACGAGAAGACCAGCGTGGTCTGGGGCATGCCGGGCGAGGCGGTCAAGCGCGGCGCTGTGGATTTCGTCCTGCCGCTCAACACGGTCGTGCGCAAGCTCATCGAACTGATTCGGAAATAG
- a CDS encoding flagellar biosynthesis protein flip, translating to MKGLLILLALFFPAVGFAEPGMQALSMSVNPDGTETYSLSIQVLVLMTLLTFIPAGVLAMTSFARIVIVLALLRQALGTMSTPTNQIIIGLALFMTFFVMAPVFDRVYNDAFEPYMNEEISSEDALLRASQPFKRFMLDQVRETDLALFADMSGQEFSEDNLGDIPFSVLVPAFLTSELKTAFQIGFMIFIPFLIIDLVVASVLMAMGMMMLSPLIVSLPFKIMMFVLIDGWVLVLGTLASSFYVA from the coding sequence ATGAAAGGTTTGCTCATTCTTTTGGCCCTGTTTTTTCCCGCTGTCGGTTTCGCCGAGCCCGGTATGCAGGCCCTGTCCATGAGCGTCAATCCGGACGGTACCGAAACCTATTCCCTGAGTATTCAGGTGCTGGTCCTGATGACCCTGCTGACCTTCATCCCGGCGGGGGTGTTGGCCATGACCAGCTTCGCGCGCATCGTCATCGTGCTGGCATTGCTGCGTCAGGCGCTGGGCACCATGTCCACGCCGACCAATCAGATCATCATCGGGCTGGCCTTGTTCATGACGTTTTTCGTCATGGCGCCGGTGTTCGACCGTGTTTATAACGATGCCTTCGAACCTTACATGAACGAGGAGATTTCCAGCGAGGACGCCTTGCTGCGCGCCTCTCAGCCGTTCAAGCGCTTCATGCTCGACCAGGTGCGCGAGACCGACCTTGCCCTGTTCGCCGATATGTCGGGTCAGGAATTCAGCGAAGACAATCTCGGCGATATTCCCTTCTCGGTGCTGGTGCCGGCGTTTTTGACCAGTGAATTGAAGACTGCCTTCCAGATCGGCTTCATGATCTTTATCCCCTTTCTGATAATCGATCTGGTGGTGGCCAGCGTACTCATGGCCATGGGGATGATGATGTTGTCGCCGCTGATCGTGTCTCTGCCGTTCAAGATCATGATGTTTGTCTTAATTGATGGCTGGGTGTTGGTACTGGGCACCCTGGCCTCCAGTTTCTATGTCGCGTGA
- a CDS encoding flagellar motor switch protein FliN — MNDETENPDISSDDAAAEDAWAAALAEQDEEENNAPQAEPAELDEFTDPVPHVPGEENLDVILDIPVTISMEIGRSKISIRNLLQLNQGSVVELDRLAGEPMDVLVNGTLIAHGEVVVVNEKFGIRLTDVISAQERIKKLK, encoded by the coding sequence ATGAACGACGAAACCGAAAACCCGGATATCAGCAGCGATGACGCCGCTGCCGAGGATGCCTGGGCTGCCGCGCTGGCGGAGCAGGACGAGGAAGAAAACAACGCGCCGCAGGCCGAACCGGCCGAATTGGACGAGTTCACCGACCCCGTACCCCATGTGCCGGGCGAGGAAAACCTGGACGTCATCCTCGACATCCCGGTCACCATTTCCATGGAGATCGGCCGCAGCAAGATCAGTATCCGTAATCTGCTGCAATTGAACCAAGGCTCGGTGGTGGAGCTCGATCGGCTCGCCGGTGAGCCCATGGACGTGCTGGTCAACGGCACCCTCATCGCCCACGGCGAAGTGGTGGTGGTAAACGAAAAGTTCGGCATCCGCCTGACCGACGTGATCAGTGCCCAGGAACGTATCAAGAAACTCAAATAA
- a CDS encoding flagellar motor switch protein FliM: MSVNDLLSQDEIDALLHGVDGGDVETEEDIFDGEAKAYDFTSQDRIVRGRMPTLEMINERFARYFRTSLFNMLRRTAEIAVGGVQMLKFAEYVHTLFVPTSLNLVHVKPLRGTGLFVFDPKFVFIVVDNFFGGSGKFYNKIEGREFTHTENRIIEMMLQKAFQNMKDAWAPVMDVDFEFQNSEVNPHFANIVSPTEVVVISTFHIELDGGGGDIHVTIPYSMLEPIRELLDAGTVSDRTEVDERWTRALMEDIKEANIDVKSTLTEVDMSLREVLNMKAGDIIPFDFPERVILATEDDVPVFRGKFGVHHSNNAIRIIEPIKAGLPVVTKPGVDR; this comes from the coding sequence ATGTCAGTAAACGACCTGTTATCACAAGACGAAATCGACGCCCTGTTACACGGCGTCGACGGCGGTGACGTCGAGACCGAAGAAGACATCTTCGACGGCGAGGCCAAGGCCTACGATTTCACCAGTCAGGATAGGATCGTGCGCGGGCGCATGCCTACCCTGGAGATGATCAACGAGCGCTTCGCCCGCTATTTCCGGACCAGCCTGTTCAACATGCTGCGCCGCACCGCCGAGATCGCCGTCGGCGGCGTGCAGATGCTCAAGTTCGCCGAATACGTTCACACCCTGTTCGTGCCCACCAGCCTGAATCTGGTCCACGTGAAGCCACTGCGCGGTACCGGACTGTTCGTCTTCGATCCCAAATTCGTATTCATCGTGGTGGACAACTTTTTCGGTGGCAGCGGCAAGTTCTACAACAAGATCGAGGGCCGCGAATTCACCCATACCGAGAACCGTATCATCGAGATGATGCTGCAAAAGGCGTTTCAGAATATGAAGGATGCCTGGGCGCCGGTCATGGATGTGGATTTCGAATTTCAGAACTCAGAGGTCAATCCGCACTTCGCCAATATCGTCAGCCCCACCGAGGTGGTGGTGATCTCCACGTTTCATATTGAATTGGACGGCGGCGGCGGTGACATCCATGTCACCATCCCGTACTCCATGCTCGAGCCGATCCGTGAATTACTCGACGCCGGCACCGTCAGCGACCGTACCGAGGTGGACGAGCGCTGGACCCGGGCGCTGATGGAAGACATCAAAGAAGCCAATATCGACGTCAAGAGCACCCTCACCGAGGTGGATATGAGCTTGCGCGAGGTTCTTAACATGAAGGCGGGCGATATCATCCCCTTTGATTTTCCCGAACGGGTCATTTTGGCCACCGAGGACGATGTGCCCGTGTTTCGCGGCAAATTCGGCGTCCACCACAGCAATAATGCCATCCGCATCATAGAGCCGATCAAGGCCGGCCTACCCGTTGTTACCAAGCCAGGAGTTGACCGATGA